The following proteins come from a genomic window of Sphingobium cloacae:
- a CDS encoding aldehyde dehydrogenase family protein yields the protein MDDHQSKQATPSTSETSSDAYRTFNPATGELVKVFPTLADAEADALLSRADEAFSSWRSQPVARRVELFLTLADLLDANLDRIARQVTIDMGKPLAQSKMEAQLGPAILRYYAEHAEKLLAGTDVALAGFSKVYTRREPIGVVVAIEPWNGPVYQAVRAIAPNLMVGNTVILKPAEIVAGTTLILDELFAEAGFPPFVYQTALASREQISSFIADPRVRAVTLTGSDRAGASIGEQAGRNIKPAVLELGGSDAFIVLDSADIAAAAGMGAVCRLALGGQVCVSPKRVIVTEKVADDFIRQYTEVFASQKVGDPFDAETTLGPLSSLAAADGLQAQYQDAIDKGATVLLPGGRMAGEGAFFKPAVLTGITPDMRLYYEEAFGPLGLIFRVPDADAAIALANDTKYGLGGTVYGQDLDEARRVAQALDTGMVGINQYLGAPIEIPFGGTKSSGVGRELGLSGMDAFSNIKTYAVA from the coding sequence ATGGACGATCATCAATCAAAACAGGCGACCCCATCGACGTCCGAGACGTCGAGCGACGCCTACCGCACGTTCAACCCCGCCACCGGTGAACTGGTGAAGGTCTTCCCAACGCTCGCGGACGCCGAGGCGGATGCCTTGCTTTCGCGCGCCGACGAGGCGTTTTCATCCTGGCGCTCACAGCCGGTGGCGCGTCGCGTCGAGCTCTTCCTCACCCTTGCCGACCTTCTGGACGCCAATCTCGACCGGATCGCCCGCCAAGTGACGATCGACATGGGCAAGCCGCTGGCGCAGTCGAAGATGGAAGCTCAACTCGGCCCGGCGATCCTGCGATACTACGCCGAACACGCCGAGAAGCTGCTGGCGGGCACGGATGTCGCCCTGGCCGGTTTTTCAAAGGTCTATACACGTCGCGAGCCGATCGGTGTCGTCGTCGCCATCGAGCCCTGGAACGGCCCGGTCTATCAGGCGGTTCGCGCCATCGCGCCAAACCTGATGGTGGGCAATACTGTAATCCTGAAACCGGCCGAGATCGTTGCGGGAACCACGCTGATCCTCGACGAACTGTTCGCAGAAGCCGGCTTCCCCCCGTTCGTCTATCAGACGGCGCTCGCCTCTCGCGAGCAGATATCAAGCTTCATCGCCGATCCGCGCGTCCGGGCCGTGACGCTCACAGGATCTGATCGCGCCGGCGCGTCGATTGGCGAACAGGCCGGTCGCAACATCAAGCCGGCGGTGCTTGAACTCGGCGGGTCGGACGCCTTCATCGTGCTTGATTCCGCCGATATCGCGGCGGCAGCGGGGATGGGAGCGGTCTGCCGCCTTGCCCTGGGAGGCCAGGTCTGCGTTTCGCCGAAGCGCGTGATCGTCACCGAGAAGGTCGCCGACGACTTCATCCGCCAATACACTGAGGTCTTCGCCAGTCAGAAGGTCGGCGATCCGTTCGATGCCGAGACGACACTTGGTCCGTTGTCGAGCCTTGCCGCCGCCGACGGTCTTCAGGCGCAATACCAGGACGCGATCGACAAGGGCGCAACAGTGCTCCTGCCGGGCGGCCGGATGGCGGGCGAAGGCGCCTTCTTCAAGCCCGCCGTGCTGACCGGCATCACGCCCGACATGCGCCTCTACTACGAGGAAGCCTTTGGCCCCCTGGGCCTCATATTCCGGGTGCCGGACGCGGACGCCGCCATCGCCCTCGCCAACGATACCAAATATGGCCTCGGTGGCACCGTCTATGGGCAGGATCTCGATGAGGCTCGCCGTGTTGCGCAAGCGCTCGACACCGGCATGGTCGGCATCAACCAATATCTCGGCGCGCCGATCGAGATTCCGTTCGGAGGAACCAAGTCATCCGGCGTCGGTCGGGAACTCGGGTTGAGCGGCATGGACGCCTTCTCCAACATCAAGACATATGCGGTTGCCTGA
- a CDS encoding AraC family transcriptional regulator produces MSEKMSNQTWNKDVNGALLEAIRERMAQVITRHLGQRPSSDTCISGLSVHRQTSPFGPKSYFFEPSFTFTVRGMKRVVLGDETYAYDQSHFLLTAVNLPTVMQVLQASDEHPYMCIMQKIDLELARSLMTEMDTHRGEGSAEDAGLVLGPVTMPLAAATMNLVDLIETPQDAPFLAQSIQREILFRLLTSPVGGRLRQAVQVGTRTNGISKAIRWIRDHFVEPLRVQDLAEIARMGESTFHHHFRALTTMSPLQYQKQLRLHEARRLMINDRMDASLAAHRVGYESATQFNREYRRLFGAPPKRDIRSITFSDREFFDEGFPVIGGPQSGSATLQ; encoded by the coding sequence TTGAGCGAGAAAATGTCTAACCAAACATGGAACAAGGATGTCAACGGGGCTTTGCTGGAGGCCATTCGTGAACGGATGGCCCAGGTCATAACCCGTCATCTGGGACAAAGGCCGTCAAGCGACACTTGCATATCCGGGCTATCCGTACATCGGCAAACATCCCCGTTCGGACCCAAGTCGTATTTCTTCGAGCCTTCGTTCACGTTCACGGTCCGGGGGATGAAGCGCGTTGTCCTGGGCGATGAGACTTACGCCTACGATCAGTCCCATTTTCTGCTGACGGCCGTCAACCTGCCTACGGTGATGCAGGTTTTACAGGCATCGGACGAACATCCCTACATGTGCATCATGCAGAAGATCGATCTGGAACTCGCCCGCTCGCTGATGACGGAGATGGACACGCATCGGGGGGAAGGTTCAGCGGAAGATGCCGGCCTGGTGCTCGGTCCAGTGACCATGCCGCTCGCTGCGGCGACGATGAATCTGGTCGATCTGATCGAGACGCCGCAGGACGCACCTTTTCTGGCGCAGTCCATCCAGCGGGAAATCCTGTTCCGCCTGCTGACGAGCCCTGTGGGCGGCCGCCTGCGTCAGGCGGTGCAGGTCGGAACGCGAACCAATGGCATCTCGAAGGCGATCCGCTGGATTCGCGATCATTTCGTCGAGCCGTTGCGCGTTCAGGATCTGGCGGAAATCGCCCGCATGGGCGAGTCGACATTTCATCATCATTTCCGTGCGCTCACCACGATGAGTCCGCTTCAATATCAGAAGCAGTTGCGCTTGCACGAGGCGCGCCGACTTATGATCAATGACAGGATGGACGCGAGTCTGGCCGCCCATCGGGTCGGTTACGAGAGCGCGACGCAGTTCAATCGCGAATATCGTCGCCTGTTCGGCGCTCCACCCAAACGCGACATCCGATCCATTACCTTCTCCGATCGAGAGTTTTTCGACGAAGGGTTTCCGGTGATCGGGGGGCCGCAATCGGGATCAGCAACGTTGCAATGA